One region of Osmia lignaria lignaria isolate PbOS001 chromosome 7, iyOsmLign1, whole genome shotgun sequence genomic DNA includes:
- the aop gene encoding ETS variant transcription factor anterior open isoform X1 has translation MDLLFLFGVRLNHARGQHASISEKGRDKTRRVMKLLPSIQLPQLPPVSAGGGVTGMESRLPPGISLPFSPTELLWRYSPAMNFPPSHPSPSPFLDFKTHLPTSLASDPRLWSREDVATFLRWAEREFDLPKFDMDMFQMNGKALCLLTKADLGERCPGAGDVLHNVLSMLARDFNQFQRYLPSSPVTPTRPSAYPLSPHSHPPTPTWTENSYTANLASLMSANSVTLSPAPSVDSQAGSPGHMENNQSQIYKSDSDEDNQQPATGSPPATPTALAAQRLSEVCVKDQLSPTLTQPMMPLTPGAFRTNTSNVAREFFPNDSPEPNTNGRLLWDFLQQLLNDPSQRYTHYIAWKNREMGVFKIVDPPGLARLWGIQKNHLSMNYDKMSRALRYYYRVNILRKVQGERHCYQFLRNPTELKNIKNISLLRQQMRIKLEPEEEGGNGVEPETDMPTDLSMSSMSQPSNEQQQQSQQQPSQQQQPLPLHDPPAKYRSHAYNLVKTNQESEEKK, from the exons AAAAGGGACGAGACAAAACAAGGCGTGTTATGAAATTGTTGCCGTCGATCCAGCTGCCACAATTGCCGCCGGTTTCGGCCGGGGGTGGAGTGACGGGTATGGAGTCTCGACTGCCACCGGGTATATCTTTGCCTTTCAGCCCTACAGAGTTACTTTGGCGATACAGCCCCGCCATGAATTTTCCACCCTCTCACCCATCACCCAGCCCCTTTCTCGACTTCAAGACTCACTTGCCGACAAGCCTAG CTTCGGATCCAAGGTTGTGGTCCCGCGAGGATGTGGCGACGTTTCTGCGATGGGCTGAGAGGGAATTCGACTTGCCGAAATTCGACATGGACATGTTCCAAATGAATGGCAAAGCGCTTTGCCTGTTGACAAAAGCCGATCTGGGAGAAAGATGCCCAGGCGCCGGCGACGTGTTGCACAATGTGCTCTCGATGCTTGCTAGAGACTTTAATCAATTCCAAAGGTATCTTCCGAGTAGCCCGGTGACACCCACAAGACCGTCCGCTTATCCTCTCAGTCCTCACTCTCATCCTCCGACCCCAACTTGGACGGAGAATTCGTACACCGCGAACTTGGCTTCGTTAATGTCTGCGAATTCGGTCACCTTATCGCCAGCGCCGTCGGTCGATAGTCAAGCTGGTTCACCGGGGCACATGGAGAACAATCAAAGTCAGATTTACAAGAGCGATTCCGACGAGGATAATCAACAACCGGCTACCGGAAGCCCCCCAGCTACACCGACAGCTCTAGCCGCGCAAAGGTTAAGCGAAGTTTGCGTTAAGGATCAGCTCAGTCCTACGTTAACGCAACCGATGATGCCTTTGACGCCCGGTGCCTTCAGAACCAACACCAGCAACGTTGCCAGAGAGTTTTTCCCTAATGATTCACCAGAACCTAACACCA ACGGTAGACTTCTGTGGGACTTCCTTCAACAATTATTAAACGACCCATCGCAACGATACACGCACTATATCGCGTGGAAGAACAGGGAAATGGGTGTGTTCAAGATCGTCGATCCTCCTGGACTGGCGAGACTCTGGGGCATCCAGAAGAATCACCTTTCAATGAATTACGATAAAATGAGCCGAGCTCTTCGATACTATTATCGCGTGAATATTTTACGAAAGGTCCAAGGAGAACGACACTGTTACCA GTTTCTGCGAAACCCAACCGAGCTGAAGAACATAAAGAACATATCTTTGCTGCGTCAGCAAATGCGGATAAAATTAGAACCGGAAGAAGAAGGCGGAAACGGCGTCGAGCCGGAAACCGATATGCCGACAGACCTTTCGATGTCTAGCATGAGTCAGCCATCTAATGAGCAACAACAGCAATCTCAGCAACAACCGTCGCAACAGCAACAACCGCTACCTCTTCACGATCCACCCGCGAAATACAGAAGTCACGCGTATAATCTGGTTAAAACTAATCAGGAGTCGGAAGAGAAGAAGTGA
- the mtSSB gene encoding mitochondrial single stranded DNA-binding protein: protein MFRRVIPRIMQSISAPKSVQMCTIVENVRLEKTINQVTLLGRVGAEPQKRGNQEHPVIIFSLATHSNYKYTNGDFMQKTEWHKICVFKPNLRETVLNYLKKGQRVLVAGKISYGEFKDEEGNPKPSTAVIADDVIFFQTQ, encoded by the exons CATGCAAAGTATTTCGGCCCCCAAAAGCGTTCAGATGTGTACCATTGTCGAAAATGTACGATTAGAAAAAA CTATAAACCAAGTCACATTACTGGGAAGAGTGGGAGCTGAACCACAGAAAAGGGGTAACCAAGAGCATCCcgtaattatattttcacttGCCACCCATAGTAATTACAAATACACAAATG gGGACTTTATGCAAAAGACAGAATGGCATAAGATATGTGTGTTTAAACCGAATTTGCGTGAGACTGTTTTGAACTATTTAAAAAAGGGTCAGAGGGTATTAGTTGCTGGAAAGATCAGCTATGGAGAATTTAAAGATGAAGAAGGCAATCCAAAACCCAGTACTGCTGTAATAGCAGATGATGTAATATTTTTCCAGACACAATGA
- the aop gene encoding ETS variant transcription factor anterior open isoform X2 translates to MKLLPSIQLPQLPPVSAGGGVTGMESRLPPGISLPFSPTELLWRYSPAMNFPPSHPSPSPFLDFKTHLPTSLASDPRLWSREDVATFLRWAEREFDLPKFDMDMFQMNGKALCLLTKADLGERCPGAGDVLHNVLSMLARDFNQFQRYLPSSPVTPTRPSAYPLSPHSHPPTPTWTENSYTANLASLMSANSVTLSPAPSVDSQAGSPGHMENNQSQIYKSDSDEDNQQPATGSPPATPTALAAQRLSEVCVKDQLSPTLTQPMMPLTPGAFRTNTSNVAREFFPNDSPEPNTNGRLLWDFLQQLLNDPSQRYTHYIAWKNREMGVFKIVDPPGLARLWGIQKNHLSMNYDKMSRALRYYYRVNILRKVQGERHCYQFLRNPTELKNIKNISLLRQQMRIKLEPEEEGGNGVEPETDMPTDLSMSSMSQPSNEQQQQSQQQPSQQQQPLPLHDPPAKYRSHAYNLVKTNQESEEKK, encoded by the exons ATGAAATTGTTGCCGTCGATCCAGCTGCCACAATTGCCGCCGGTTTCGGCCGGGGGTGGAGTGACGGGTATGGAGTCTCGACTGCCACCGGGTATATCTTTGCCTTTCAGCCCTACAGAGTTACTTTGGCGATACAGCCCCGCCATGAATTTTCCACCCTCTCACCCATCACCCAGCCCCTTTCTCGACTTCAAGACTCACTTGCCGACAAGCCTAG CTTCGGATCCAAGGTTGTGGTCCCGCGAGGATGTGGCGACGTTTCTGCGATGGGCTGAGAGGGAATTCGACTTGCCGAAATTCGACATGGACATGTTCCAAATGAATGGCAAAGCGCTTTGCCTGTTGACAAAAGCCGATCTGGGAGAAAGATGCCCAGGCGCCGGCGACGTGTTGCACAATGTGCTCTCGATGCTTGCTAGAGACTTTAATCAATTCCAAAGGTATCTTCCGAGTAGCCCGGTGACACCCACAAGACCGTCCGCTTATCCTCTCAGTCCTCACTCTCATCCTCCGACCCCAACTTGGACGGAGAATTCGTACACCGCGAACTTGGCTTCGTTAATGTCTGCGAATTCGGTCACCTTATCGCCAGCGCCGTCGGTCGATAGTCAAGCTGGTTCACCGGGGCACATGGAGAACAATCAAAGTCAGATTTACAAGAGCGATTCCGACGAGGATAATCAACAACCGGCTACCGGAAGCCCCCCAGCTACACCGACAGCTCTAGCCGCGCAAAGGTTAAGCGAAGTTTGCGTTAAGGATCAGCTCAGTCCTACGTTAACGCAACCGATGATGCCTTTGACGCCCGGTGCCTTCAGAACCAACACCAGCAACGTTGCCAGAGAGTTTTTCCCTAATGATTCACCAGAACCTAACACCA ACGGTAGACTTCTGTGGGACTTCCTTCAACAATTATTAAACGACCCATCGCAACGATACACGCACTATATCGCGTGGAAGAACAGGGAAATGGGTGTGTTCAAGATCGTCGATCCTCCTGGACTGGCGAGACTCTGGGGCATCCAGAAGAATCACCTTTCAATGAATTACGATAAAATGAGCCGAGCTCTTCGATACTATTATCGCGTGAATATTTTACGAAAGGTCCAAGGAGAACGACACTGTTACCA GTTTCTGCGAAACCCAACCGAGCTGAAGAACATAAAGAACATATCTTTGCTGCGTCAGCAAATGCGGATAAAATTAGAACCGGAAGAAGAAGGCGGAAACGGCGTCGAGCCGGAAACCGATATGCCGACAGACCTTTCGATGTCTAGCATGAGTCAGCCATCTAATGAGCAACAACAGCAATCTCAGCAACAACCGTCGCAACAGCAACAACCGCTACCTCTTCACGATCCACCCGCGAAATACAGAAGTCACGCGTATAATCTGGTTAAAACTAATCAGGAGTCGGAAGAGAAGAAGTGA